A single window of Martelella sp. NC20 DNA harbors:
- a CDS encoding IS630 family transposase, whose amino-acid sequence MRSNISFTVSPDDRQRLSAIVAAPNSPQKHVWRARIILLSDDGLGTSAIMAETGKSKTCVWRWQERFMHEGVDGLLHDRSRPPGKAPVPPERVAEIVRLTQEPPPHEATHWTLRAMARVAGIAASTVQAIWKAHGLSPHRWRQFKLSNDPAFAEKLTDIVGLYVDPPAHAVVLSVDEKSQIQALDRTQPGLPMKKGRAGTMTHDYKRHGTTTLFAALNVLDGTVIGQNMQRHRHQEFIRFLNRIEREVPQDKAIHVILDNYAVHKKDKVRAWLARHPRWTFHFTPTSCSWLNAVEGFFAKLTRRRLKYGVFHSVVDLQAAINRFVREYNADCPKPFVWKADPEDIITARNRGFQTLESNH is encoded by the coding sequence ATGCGCAGCAACATTTCCTTTACGGTATCTCCCGACGACCGGCAGCGATTGAGCGCCATCGTCGCGGCCCCGAACAGCCCACAGAAGCACGTCTGGCGGGCACGTATCATCCTTCTGAGCGACGATGGTCTGGGCACCTCGGCGATCATGGCCGAGACCGGCAAGTCGAAAACCTGTGTGTGGCGCTGGCAGGAGCGGTTCATGCATGAGGGCGTCGACGGCCTGCTTCATGACCGGTCCCGGCCACCCGGCAAGGCGCCGGTCCCGCCGGAGCGTGTTGCCGAGATCGTCCGCTTGACGCAGGAACCGCCGCCGCACGAGGCAACACACTGGACGCTGCGCGCCATGGCCAGGGTCGCCGGCATCGCGGCCTCGACGGTTCAGGCGATCTGGAAGGCTCACGGTCTCAGCCCGCATCGCTGGAGGCAGTTCAAACTCTCCAACGATCCAGCCTTCGCCGAAAAGCTCACCGACATCGTTGGTCTTTATGTCGACCCGCCGGCCCATGCCGTGGTGCTGTCGGTTGACGAGAAATCACAGATACAGGCTCTCGACAGAACCCAGCCCGGACTGCCGATGAAGAAGGGCCGTGCCGGCACCATGACCCACGATTACAAGCGCCACGGCACCACCACTCTGTTTGCCGCGCTCAACGTGCTGGATGGCACGGTCATCGGCCAGAACATGCAGCGCCACCGCCATCAGGAGTTCATCCGCTTCCTCAACCGCATCGAGCGCGAGGTGCCGCAAGACAAGGCCATCCACGTCATCCTCGACAATTACGCCGTACACAAAAAGGACAAGGTCCGCGCCTGGCTCGCCCGCCATCCGCGCTGGACCTTCCACTTCACCCCGACATCCTGCTCCTGGCTCAACGCCGTCGAGGGCTTCTTCGCCAAACTCACACGGCGAAGGCTCAAATACGGGGTCTTCCATTCCGTCGTCGATCTGCAGGCCGCAATCAACCGTTTCGTGCGCGAATACAATGCTGACTGTCCCAAGCCATTTGTCTGGAAAGCCGATCCCGAGGACATCATCACCGCACGAAACCGAGGGTTCCAAACGTTGGAATCAAACCACTAG
- a CDS encoding IS5 family transposase has translation MQLKWFDEGMEAMWTKANRGKYNRDGLRYSSDITDVEWALVEPLIPPAKRGGRRREVDAREVINGLLYVLSTGCRWRAVPKDLPPKSTLFSYFDLWNRDGTLGRIHRELYVKCRGAMAREATAAIIDSQSVKGAEKGGVASTHAGMMRGRRSKARSAISSSIR, from the coding sequence ATGCAGTTGAAGTGGTTCGATGAGGGCATGGAAGCGATGTGGACGAAGGCGAACCGCGGGAAATACAATCGGGATGGTCTGCGCTATTCGAGCGACATTACTGATGTGGAATGGGCGCTGGTCGAGCCTTTGATCCCTCCTGCCAAGCGTGGCGGTCGCAGGCGTGAGGTCGATGCGCGCGAGGTTATCAACGGCCTGCTTTATGTTCTCAGCACGGGCTGCCGATGGCGAGCCGTGCCGAAGGACCTGCCGCCGAAAAGCACGCTTTTCAGCTATTTTGACCTGTGGAACCGGGATGGCACGCTGGGCCGTATTCACCGGGAACTGTACGTGAAATGCCGTGGGGCGATGGCGCGCGAGGCCACGGCGGCAATCATCGATAGCCAGAGCGTCAAAGGCGCGGAAAAAGGGGGCGTTGCATCGACCCATGCGGGTATGATGCGGGGAAGAAGGTCAAAGGCAAGAAGCGCCATATCCTCGTCGATACGGTAG
- a CDS encoding Lrp/AsnC ligand binding domain-containing protein, with protein MQTIFVQFKCHPGQAYDVADLVVRTLEETSEIYSTSGDYDLLAKFYLAKDADIGHFVTSSLQTIEGVKDTFTLVTFKAFS; from the coding sequence ATGCAGACGATATTCGTTCAGTTCAAATGCCATCCCGGACAGGCCTATGATGTCGCGGATCTGGTGGTGCGCACGCTTGAGGAAACCTCGGAAATCTATTCGACTTCCGGCGATTACGATCTGCTCGCGAAGTTCTATCTCGCCAAGGACGCCGATATCGGTCATTTCGTTACCAGCAGTCTGCAAACGATCGAAGGCGTGAAGGACACGTTCACCCTGGTGACGTTCAAGGCTTTCAGCTAA
- a CDS encoding acetamidase/formamidase family protein, translating into MNNNPTTRVITPFPHEWIAGSLLARRSVAGGAGTHTHHLSEEVQGTYHYTMGPYSDPVLHVKPGDRIVVETRDAFEGAIKSESDKPKDKLRMPFLNPQNGPIMVEGAEKGDALAVYIESMVPRGENPLGTCCMIEEFGALTGTAYTATLNDPLPEIVRKIHLDESHVYWSDRITLPYKPHIGTLSCSPEIDSINSLTPDNHGGNMDLPDMGPGTVTYLPVRSPGARLFIGDAHACQGDGEVCGVAVEFPTTTTIRVDLIKGWTIDWPRMETSELIMGIGSARPLEDATRIAYRELIRWMVADYGFEKWDAYMLLSQCGIVRLGNFVDPKYTVGAAVRKRLIAEQAN; encoded by the coding sequence ATGAACAATAATCCAACAACTCGAGTCATTACCCCGTTTCCTCATGAGTGGATCGCTGGCTCACTTCTTGCCCGACGCAGCGTCGCCGGAGGCGCCGGTACCCATACGCATCATCTGTCCGAGGAAGTACAGGGCACCTATCACTACACGATGGGTCCATATTCCGATCCAGTCCTGCATGTTAAGCCGGGCGATCGGATTGTCGTCGAGACGCGCGACGCGTTCGAAGGCGCAATTAAGAGTGAGAGCGACAAGCCCAAGGATAAATTGCGCATGCCGTTTCTCAATCCACAAAACGGGCCGATAATGGTCGAAGGCGCTGAGAAGGGCGACGCACTGGCCGTCTATATCGAATCAATGGTGCCGCGTGGCGAGAACCCACTGGGCACTTGCTGCATGATCGAAGAGTTTGGCGCTCTTACCGGCACAGCCTATACGGCGACCCTGAATGATCCGCTGCCCGAGATTGTACGCAAGATCCACCTGGACGAAAGCCATGTTTATTGGAGCGACAGGATCACTCTACCCTACAAACCGCATATCGGTACTCTGAGCTGTTCTCCTGAGATAGATTCAATAAATTCGCTAACGCCCGACAATCACGGCGGCAATATGGACCTGCCCGACATGGGGCCGGGCACGGTCACCTATTTACCTGTTCGTTCGCCCGGCGCGCGTCTGTTCATCGGCGACGCGCATGCCTGCCAGGGAGACGGAGAGGTTTGTGGCGTGGCGGTCGAGTTTCCGACCACAACCACAATCAGGGTCGACCTGATCAAAGGTTGGACGATCGACTGGCCACGCATGGAGACATCTGAACTGATCATGGGTATTGGCAGCGCTCGCCCACTTGAGGACGCCACCCGCATCGCCTATCGCGAACTTATCCGCTGGATGGTTGCCGATTACGGATTCGAAAAGTGGGATGCCTACATGCTGCTCAGCCAGTGCGGGATCGTCCGGCTGGGCAACTTTGTCGATCCCAAATACACGGTTGGAGCAGCGGTGCGCAAACGCCTCATTGCGGAGCAAGCCAATTGA
- a CDS encoding magnesium transporter CorA family protein: protein MIHLYKIGGAKTPMSSTGSPEPLDDDVIWIDMLDPTEDDMRQIESRLGVVLPTRETLKDIEPSSRYYTDGDAVYMTASIVMNVDFGLAHLTDIGFILAQGRLITIRHAEPKPFFLFAADMKRLEVAPGQGAKVLAYLLDTIVDRTAEILELAVAKVDNISIAVFGEGARGRRRPPAELEERLIEISTYHRLVSKTRDSLTTLSRLATYVQTLRRVRDDKATKDLCRIVSHDIQSLSEHAGFVASNISFLLDSSLGLINLEQNNIMKLFSVVSVVFAPPMLIAGIYGMNFDRMPELHWSWGYPAALGFMFLTGALAVYWLRRRGWL from the coding sequence ATGATCCATCTCTACAAGATCGGAGGGGCGAAGACGCCGATGTCTTCCACCGGCTCGCCCGAGCCGCTTGATGATGACGTGATCTGGATCGACATGCTCGATCCGACCGAAGACGACATGCGCCAGATCGAATCGCGTCTCGGCGTGGTGCTGCCGACCCGCGAAACGCTGAAGGATATCGAGCCGTCGAGCCGCTATTATACCGATGGCGATGCCGTCTACATGACCGCCTCGATCGTCATGAATGTGGATTTCGGCCTCGCCCACCTCACCGATATCGGCTTCATCCTCGCCCAGGGCCGGCTGATCACCATCCGCCATGCCGAACCGAAACCGTTCTTCCTGTTTGCAGCCGACATGAAGCGGCTCGAGGTCGCCCCCGGACAGGGCGCCAAGGTTCTGGCCTATCTGCTCGACACGATCGTCGACCGCACGGCCGAAATCCTGGAACTGGCGGTCGCCAAGGTCGACAATATCTCGATCGCCGTCTTCGGCGAGGGCGCGCGCGGACGCAGACGCCCGCCGGCGGAACTGGAGGAGCGCCTGATCGAGATTTCAACCTATCACCGCCTCGTCAGCAAGACCCGCGACAGCCTGACCACGCTGTCGCGCCTTGCGACCTACGTGCAGACCCTGCGCCGGGTCCGCGACGACAAGGCGACCAAGGATCTCTGCCGGATCGTTTCCCACGACATCCAGTCCCTGTCCGAGCATGCGGGTTTCGTCGCTTCCAATATCTCTTTCCTGCTCGACTCCTCGCTCGGCTTGATCAACCTCGAACAGAACAACATCATGAAGCTGTTTTCGGTGGTCTCGGTCGTATTCGCGCCGCCGATGCTGATTGCCGGCATCTACGGCATGAATTTCGACCGCATGCCGGAACTGCACTGGTCCTGGGGCTATCCGGCAGCCCTCGGCTTCATGTTTCTGACCGGGGCCCTGGCGGTCTACTGGCTGCGCAGGCGCGGCTGGCTTTGA
- a CDS encoding DUF1097 domain-containing protein yields MGTVLATALSVGILGAVCTWFFLTAGTILVWAAFVAWACFFHSGGDAAALKSTMISNLFGSVVGWVGALMILTIPLSDVLTPNVWAGVVVLITVVFYIMSSQIPALVSVPGTTYGYACTFAFLLQTQGKLDLGVMTSVSLDNAVIVVPISMWLGALFGFASAKFAAFLTKPEAATA; encoded by the coding sequence ATGGGAACGGTACTGGCGACAGCTTTGAGTGTGGGAATTCTTGGTGCGGTCTGCACCTGGTTCTTTCTTACGGCGGGCACGATTCTGGTGTGGGCCGCCTTCGTGGCATGGGCTTGTTTTTTTCATTCCGGCGGTGACGCCGCCGCCCTGAAGAGCACGATGATTTCCAACCTTTTCGGATCGGTCGTCGGCTGGGTCGGCGCCCTGATGATCCTGACAATCCCGCTCAGCGATGTGTTGACGCCCAATGTCTGGGCGGGAGTGGTCGTCCTGATAACCGTTGTCTTCTACATCATGTCCTCGCAGATTCCGGCGCTCGTTTCAGTGCCCGGCACTACATACGGATATGCTTGCACTTTCGCGTTTCTCCTACAAACTCAGGGCAAGCTGGATCTCGGCGTTATGACATCGGTCAGCCTGGACAACGCGGTGATCGTGGTTCCGATTTCCATGTGGCTCGGGGCATTGTTCGGTTTCGCGTCCGCCAAGTTCGCGGCCTTCCTGACCAAGCCGGAAGCCGCAACCGCATAA
- a CDS encoding ANTAR domain-containing response regulator yields MRTHLPNFSSLKALILLTRDANRDNLQAQLKRLNLEVDVQWPPIPSTEHLHHVVFFDVDRGYDGMFNWPAGEPPVPLIAIVGSEAPGRLEWALSQKPSSHLLKPIGSSGVFHALFVAFSNFAESARARVEIEELNERIRCRPIVVRTILKLMEVHEIGDDEAFRFLRDLSMKQQMSIEEMSHEILSKSELNISNTQNSLPPRLRNGPETSTRMK; encoded by the coding sequence ATGAGAACCCATTTGCCGAATTTCTCATCGCTGAAGGCCCTGATACTTCTCACCAGGGACGCCAACCGGGACAATTTGCAGGCCCAGCTTAAGCGCCTGAACCTCGAGGTCGACGTCCAGTGGCCTCCGATTCCTAGCACCGAACACCTGCACCATGTCGTCTTTTTCGACGTGGACCGGGGTTATGATGGCATGTTCAACTGGCCTGCTGGCGAGCCGCCCGTTCCGCTGATAGCGATTGTTGGTTCCGAGGCACCAGGCCGGCTTGAATGGGCGCTGAGCCAGAAACCATCTTCCCATCTGCTGAAGCCGATCGGATCGAGCGGCGTGTTCCATGCACTCTTCGTGGCGTTCTCGAATTTCGCGGAGTCCGCCCGCGCGAGAGTCGAGATCGAAGAACTGAACGAGCGCATCAGGTGTCGCCCAATTGTCGTGCGCACCATCCTCAAATTGATGGAGGTGCACGAAATAGGAGACGACGAGGCATTCAGGTTTTTACGCGACCTCAGCATGAAACAGCAGATGAGTATCGAGGAGATGAGCCACGAAATTCTGTCAAAATCTGAATTGAATATCAGCAATACCCAGAATTCGTTGCCGCCGAGGTTACGAAACGGGCCGGAAACATCGACCCGAATGAAATAG
- the folD gene encoding bifunctional methylenetetrahydrofolate dehydrogenase/methenyltetrahydrofolate cyclohydrolase FolD produces the protein MAKRIDGKAIAAEVIAKVTAASSALKAEKGVVPGLAVVIVGDDPASHTYVAAKGRRAKECGFHSVQITLPAETGQEELEQVVRELNDDPTIHGILVQLPLPAHLDEFPVIQLIRPEKDVDGLSIVNAGKLALGDTRTGLISCTPAGAMVLIRSIHGSDLSGLNAVVIGRSNLFGKPMGQLLLQANATVTMAHSRTANLADICSRADILIAATGRAEMVKADWVKPGATVIDVGITRIPAPERGEGKTRLIGDVDYAAVEKIAGAITPVPGGVGPMTITMLMANTVTAACRDSGMTVPDF, from the coding sequence ATGGCAAAGCGGATAGACGGCAAGGCGATCGCCGCCGAGGTGATCGCAAAGGTCACGGCGGCGAGTTCAGCGCTCAAGGCGGAAAAGGGCGTCGTGCCGGGACTGGCGGTCGTCATCGTCGGCGATGATCCCGCAAGCCACACCTATGTCGCCGCCAAGGGCAGACGCGCGAAGGAATGCGGTTTTCACTCCGTCCAGATCACCCTGCCCGCGGAAACCGGCCAGGAGGAACTGGAACAGGTGGTCCGCGAGCTCAACGACGATCCGACGATCCATGGCATTCTGGTGCAGTTGCCCCTGCCCGCGCACCTCGATGAGTTCCCCGTCATCCAGCTCATCCGTCCCGAAAAGGACGTCGACGGACTGTCGATCGTCAATGCCGGAAAACTCGCGCTCGGCGATACCAGGACGGGACTGATTTCCTGCACGCCGGCGGGCGCGATGGTGCTGATCCGCTCGATCCACGGAAGCGATCTCTCCGGCCTCAACGCCGTCGTGATCGGCCGCTCGAACCTGTTCGGCAAGCCGATGGGACAATTGCTGCTTCAGGCCAATGCGACGGTGACCATGGCCCATTCGCGCACCGCGAACCTTGCCGATATCTGCAGCCGCGCCGACATCCTGATCGCCGCCACCGGCCGGGCCGAAATGGTGAAGGCCGATTGGGTGAAGCCGGGCGCAACCGTGATCGACGTCGGCATAACCCGGATACCGGCGCCGGAACGCGGCGAGGGCAAAACCCGTCTGATCGGCGATGTCGATTATGCCGCTGTCGAAAAGATCGCCGGCGCCATCACGCCCGTGCCTGGCGGCGTGGGCCCGATGACGATCACCATGCTGATGGCCAACACCGTGACCGCCGCCTGCCGCGACAGCGGCATGACCGTACCGGATTTCTGA
- a CDS encoding transporter substrate-binding domain-containing protein has translation MGLFVLLVYWDEAEMHTRTKMPKIEIGVLFSTSGPYSAVGVEMLAGALMGIEEVNRSGEFEFELAPTIRDPGGDAVSYATLGREILSLGAVKHVIGCYTSWSRKEIIPVIEKYDALLWYPSHYEGFESCANTIYIGAPPNQHIVPLARYMIQNHGANAYCCGSNYIWPWENNRVMRAMLNAAGGDVLAEKYLPIGSTDVDGFFDDIRRMKPDFIFNTLIGESSYEFFRKYHEVGLSDPTFRPETTPIVSCSLSEPELLQIGGLAAVGHIASSVYFETIDSQVNRSFIQRYRNRFGSGRVTSADAEASYNSVTLLAQAIHRAGSAEIDAVRGALSAITLDAPQGPIWVDPDNNHCYLTPRLARSAKNASFDILETESAPVKPDPYLLSLRQPVANDPLDISTGFRSTSLPVSWQ, from the coding sequence TTGGGGCTTTTTGTTTTGCTGGTGTATTGGGACGAAGCGGAGATGCATACACGGACAAAGATGCCGAAGATCGAAATCGGAGTGCTTTTTTCGACCAGCGGACCCTACAGCGCGGTGGGCGTTGAGATGCTTGCCGGGGCATTGATGGGGATCGAAGAAGTCAACCGGTCAGGCGAATTCGAGTTCGAACTGGCGCCGACGATCAGGGATCCTGGTGGCGATGCGGTCAGTTATGCCACGTTAGGCAGGGAGATATTGAGTCTCGGAGCCGTAAAACACGTGATCGGCTGCTACACTTCCTGGAGCAGGAAGGAAATCATACCGGTCATCGAGAAATACGACGCGCTGCTTTGGTATCCCTCGCACTACGAAGGGTTCGAGAGCTGCGCCAACACGATATATATCGGCGCCCCACCCAACCAGCACATCGTTCCGCTGGCCCGCTACATGATCCAGAACCACGGCGCAAACGCCTATTGCTGCGGCTCCAATTACATCTGGCCGTGGGAAAACAACCGCGTCATGCGTGCCATGTTGAATGCGGCAGGCGGCGATGTGCTGGCGGAGAAATACCTGCCCATCGGCTCAACAGATGTCGATGGGTTCTTCGATGACATAAGACGGATGAAGCCGGACTTCATCTTCAATACGCTGATCGGCGAATCCAGCTACGAGTTCTTCAGGAAATACCATGAGGTGGGCCTCTCTGATCCCACCTTCCGGCCAGAGACCACCCCCATTGTAAGCTGCAGCCTTTCGGAACCCGAATTGCTTCAGATCGGCGGTTTGGCGGCGGTTGGTCACATCGCCTCCAGCGTCTATTTCGAAACGATCGACAGTCAAGTCAACCGCAGTTTCATCCAGCGCTACAGAAATCGCTTCGGTTCGGGTCGGGTCACTTCAGCTGACGCTGAGGCTTCCTACAATTCCGTGACCTTGCTCGCGCAGGCGATACATCGGGCCGGCAGCGCGGAAATCGACGCGGTGCGCGGTGCATTGTCTGCCATCACTCTGGATGCGCCACAGGGTCCGATCTGGGTCGATCCCGACAACAATCATTGCTACCTGACACCGCGCCTGGCGCGATCGGCCAAGAATGCGAGCTTCGATATTCTGGAAACCGAATCGGCGCCGGTCAAACCGGATCCCTACCTATTGTCCCTGCGTCAGCCGGTAGCCAACGACCCGCTCGACATCTCGACCGGGTTCAGGTCAACCTCGCTTCCGGTGAGCTGGCAATGA
- a CDS encoding F0F1 ATP synthase subunit B, with amino-acid sequence MSLDATFYAFVGLILFFIVVAYFKVPGILLRSLDSRADEIRGELAEAKRLREEAQHVLADYQRKRREAEEEAKDIVAAAEREAKAIKEEARRKTEEYVERRTAFSEQKIRQAEQEAVAAVRGAAVDVAIDAARIVLEKKATPAVRSKLFSQSVDAVKSRLN; translated from the coding sequence ATGTCTCTTGATGCAACATTTTACGCGTTTGTCGGTCTGATCCTGTTCTTCATCGTCGTGGCCTATTTCAAGGTGCCCGGCATTCTGCTGCGCTCGCTTGATTCGCGCGCCGACGAAATTCGCGGAGAGCTGGCGGAAGCCAAGCGTCTGCGCGAGGAAGCCCAGCACGTGCTTGCCGATTATCAGCGCAAGCGCCGCGAGGCCGAGGAAGAGGCCAAGGATATCGTGGCCGCCGCCGAGCGCGAGGCAAAGGCGATCAAGGAAGAAGCCCGCCGCAAGACGGAAGAATATGTCGAGCGCCGGACCGCCTTCTCCGAACAGAAGATCCGCCAGGCCGAGCAGGAGGCCGTCGCCGCCGTGCGCGGTGCGGCCGTCGACGTCGCCATCGATGCGGCGCGTATCGTTCTGGAAAAGAAGGCGACGCCCGCCGTTCGCTCCAAGCTGTTCTCGCAGTCGGTCGACGCGGTCAAATCCCGCCTCAACTGA
- a CDS encoding F0F1 ATP synthase subunit A: MANDPTHQFQISSIVPINVGGLDLSFTNASLFMVISAGAAGGFLYLATAKRGLIPSRTQSIAELLYEFVASMLREGAGTKGMVFFPFVLTLFMFLLTANLIGMFPYFFSVTSQIVVTFSLALMVMGVVVGYGLYKHGIHFFKIFVPSGVPAALLPLVTLIEIVSFLSRPVSLSVRLFANMLAGHITLKVFAGFVVSLSAIGTIGTGGAILPLAMTVALTALEFLVAFLQAYVFAVLTCMYLNDAVNAGDH, translated from the coding sequence GTGGCAAACGATCCGACCCATCAATTTCAGATTAGCAGCATTGTGCCGATCAATGTCGGCGGGCTGGACCTGTCCTTCACCAATGCTTCGCTGTTCATGGTGATTTCCGCTGGCGCCGCTGGGGGCTTCCTTTATCTGGCCACCGCCAAGCGCGGCCTCATTCCCTCGCGCACCCAGTCGATTGCCGAGCTTCTCTATGAATTCGTGGCCTCGATGCTCCGGGAGGGCGCGGGAACCAAGGGCATGGTGTTCTTCCCGTTCGTGCTGACGCTGTTCATGTTCCTGCTGACGGCGAACCTGATCGGCATGTTCCCCTATTTCTTCTCCGTCACCAGCCAGATTGTCGTGACGTTCTCGCTGGCGCTGATGGTGATGGGCGTTGTCGTCGGCTACGGGCTCTACAAGCACGGCATCCATTTCTTCAAGATATTCGTGCCCTCCGGGGTGCCGGCGGCGCTGCTGCCGCTGGTGACGCTGATCGAGATCGTTTCGTTTCTCTCGCGTCCCGTCAGCCTTTCCGTCCGTCTTTTCGCCAATATGCTGGCCGGCCACATCACGCTCAAAGTTTTCGCCGGCTTCGTGGTCTCGCTGAGCGCGATCGGCACGATCGGCACCGGCGGCGCAATCCTGCCGCTCGCCATGACCGTGGCGCTGACGGCGCTGGAATTCCTGGTGGCCTTCCTGCAGGCCTATGTGTTTGCAGTCTTGACCTGCATGTATCTCAACGACGCCGTCAACGCGGGCGATCACTAG
- a CDS encoding transposase: MPELGVAIVKRSDTAKGFEVLPRRWVVERTFAWLGRCRRLAKDFENLSRNSLAFLKLVV; encoded by the coding sequence ATGCCCGAACTTGGCGTCGCGATCGTCAAGCGATCCGACACCGCCAAGGGGTTTGAGGTTCTACCGAGGCGCTGGGTGGTCGAACGAACGTTCGCATGGCTGGGTCGATGCCGCAGGCTGGCCAAGGATTTCGAGAACCTGTCGCGCAATTCGCTCGCCTTTCTCAAGCTAGTGGTTTGA
- a CDS encoding AtpZ/AtpI family protein, translating to MAEDGREDLEARRKRLETELGSRRKDEVSEQAKTAASAKDRKEMSKGLKLSSEFMAAIFVGFMIGYLLDRFAGTGPWGLIAFILLGFGAGVLNVLRSVGYVAEPEDRLKKDGE from the coding sequence ATGGCAGAGGACGGACGGGAAGACCTGGAAGCCCGCCGCAAGCGGCTGGAAACAGAGCTCGGTTCGCGGCGCAAGGACGAGGTCTCCGAACAGGCAAAGACAGCGGCCTCCGCCAAGGACCGCAAGGAAATGTCGAAGGGGCTGAAGCTTTCAAGCGAATTCATGGCGGCAATTTTCGTCGGATTCATGATCGGCTATCTGCTTGATCGCTTCGCCGGGACAGGTCCTTGGGGATTGATTGCATTTATTCTCCTCGGATTTGGCGCCGGGGTATTGAATGTACTGCGCTCCGTGGGTTATGTGGCGGAGCCGGAAGACCGTCTGAAGAAAGACGGCGAGTAA
- a CDS encoding F0F1 ATP synthase subunit C, with the protein MEAEAAKFIGAGIACLGMGATSMGLGRIFGDYLTGALRNPSAADSQFGRLVFGFAVTEALGIFSLLVALLLLFAV; encoded by the coding sequence ATGGAAGCGGAAGCAGCAAAGTTCATCGGCGCCGGTATTGCCTGCCTTGGCATGGGTGCAACCTCCATGGGCCTCGGCCGCATCTTCGGTGATTACCTCACCGGCGCGCTGCGCAACCCGTCCGCCGCCGACAGCCAGTTCGGCCGTCTGGTTTTCGGCTTCGCCGTTACCGAAGCGCTCGGCATCTTCTCGCTGCTCGTTGCCCTGCTCCTGCTCTTCGCCGTTTGA
- a CDS encoding F0F1 ATP synthase subunit B: MFVTPALAQTSHGAEEQHTETTLAQAEQHEQQVFPPFDFATFPSQILWLAITFGLFYLVMKKVIVPRVGSILEDRHDRIAQDLDEAERLRGEADAAIRAYEKELAEARNEARSISAAAADKARAEAEAEREQLEAELGKKLATANERIAAVRNEALQEVGGIAEETAALIVTHLIGGRVAKGDVESAVSTVREG; encoded by the coding sequence ATGTTTGTGACCCCGGCTCTGGCCCAGACGTCGCATGGTGCAGAAGAACAGCACACGGAAACCACGCTGGCCCAAGCGGAGCAGCACGAACAGCAGGTGTTCCCGCCCTTCGATTTTGCGACCTTCCCGTCGCAGATCCTGTGGCTGGCCATCACGTTCGGTCTCTTCTATCTGGTGATGAAGAAGGTGATCGTTCCCCGCGTCGGCTCCATTCTGGAAGACCGTCACGACCGGATCGCCCAGGACCTCGACGAGGCGGAGCGCCTGCGCGGCGAGGCCGATGCCGCGATCAGGGCCTATGAAAAGGAACTCGCCGAAGCCCGCAACGAGGCCCGCAGCATTTCCGCCGCCGCCGCCGACAAGGCGCGCGCCGAAGCAGAAGCCGAACGCGAGCAGCTCGAGGCCGAGCTTGGCAAGAAGCTTGCGACCGCCAATGAGCGCATCGCCGCGGTTCGTAATGAAGCGCTTCAGGAAGTCGGCGGCATCGCCGAGGAAACAGCCGCTTTGATCGTTACCCACCTGATTGGCGGCCGTGTCGCCAAGGGCGATGTCGAAAGCGCGGTTTCAACCGTCAGGGAAGGCTGA